The following coding sequences are from one Rhodobiaceae bacterium window:
- the futA1 gene encoding iron uptake protein A1, which yields MSKTIGKALIPIIGVFLVIFAVSNGQASEELNIYSARHYDTDLMLYERFTEETGIKLNLIEGKSEELLARLTQEGEFSPGDVLLTVDAGRLWRAEEAGLFAPIASKLIEERVPAHLRHPDGLWFGISKRARVVIYNKDAGAPEGLTTYDDLADPSLVGQVCVRSSSNIYNISLLASIVAHDGAEAAEAWTEGVVANFARAPQGNDTAQIRAVAAGECRVGIANTYYVARLMRSEDEADQAVAQKIGVIFPEQETRGTHVNISGAGLLAHAPNKDNAVRFLEFLTSDWAQKVLADGNNEYPAVASVDAEGPVTALGTFKEDEINASALGENQSLAIRIYDRAGWR from the coding sequence GTGTCCAAAACAATCGGCAAAGCTCTGATCCCCATTATCGGCGTATTTCTGGTCATTTTTGCCGTTTCAAATGGACAGGCATCTGAAGAACTCAACATCTATTCCGCCCGTCACTACGACACAGACCTGATGCTCTACGAGCGGTTCACAGAAGAGACAGGTATCAAACTCAATCTGATTGAAGGCAAAAGCGAAGAGCTTTTGGCGCGCCTGACACAAGAAGGCGAGTTCAGCCCTGGCGACGTTCTCCTCACCGTTGATGCGGGTCGCCTGTGGCGCGCGGAAGAAGCTGGGCTCTTTGCTCCTATCGCATCGAAATTGATTGAAGAGCGTGTGCCGGCTCATCTCAGGCATCCAGACGGTTTGTGGTTTGGCATTTCAAAACGCGCACGTGTGGTGATTTACAATAAGGACGCGGGCGCACCTGAGGGCCTTACGACTTATGACGATCTGGCGGACCCTTCTCTTGTCGGACAGGTCTGCGTTCGGTCCTCCAGTAATATTTACAACATTTCCCTGCTTGCCTCGATTGTGGCCCATGACGGTGCTGAGGCAGCTGAAGCCTGGACCGAGGGTGTTGTCGCCAATTTCGCTCGCGCGCCTCAGGGCAATGACACGGCGCAGATCCGTGCGGTTGCAGCAGGAGAGTGCCGCGTGGGCATTGCCAACACTTATTATGTTGCACGCCTCATGCGATCAGAAGACGAGGCGGACCAAGCTGTCGCTCAAAAGATCGGTGTGATCTTCCCGGAACAAGAGACGCGGGGAACCCATGTTAATATTTCCGGTGCCGGGCTGCTCGCCCATGCTCCCAACAAGGACAATGCGGTACGGTTTCTCGAATTTCTGACCAGTGACTGGGCGCAGAAGGTACTCGCCGACGGTAATAATGAATATCCCGCTGTTGCCAGCGTTGATGCGGAAGGCCCCGTGACCGCGCTTGGCACCTTCAAAGAGGATGAGATTAACGCCTCTGCCCTTGGGGAAAATCAGTCGCTAGCGATTAGAATTTATGACCGGGCGGGCTGGCGTTAA
- the cobT gene encoding nicotinate-nucleotide--dimethylbenzimidazole phosphoribosyltransferase translates to MSEFPNWVSSAPPKPDTAAEARAQARQARLTKPAGSLGQLEDIAIQLASLSNTDRPSVSTPHILIFAADHGITAEGVSAYPSEVTGQMLANFVTGGAAISVLAREQGAGLQVVDVGTLAHDVPHGVHSDKIAHGTDNFRRFEAMSEDELFHALGAGRNAAARAIGEGADLLLLGEMGIGNTSAASAVAAALTDGNVAALAGAGTGLSAEGISHKTRVIAESLAFHKLDAGSADAAQALRKVGGHEIAALAGAAITAAQARVPVLVDGFICTAAMLAAVSANPSIRPWLLFSHRSAESGHARVLDALDANPLFDLGLRLGEGSGAALALPLLRLACSLHNEMATFDSAGVSSIS, encoded by the coding sequence ATGAGTGAATTTCCAAATTGGGTAAGCAGCGCGCCACCAAAGCCGGACACAGCGGCCGAGGCCCGGGCGCAGGCACGCCAAGCGCGGCTGACGAAACCCGCTGGGTCCCTGGGGCAGCTGGAAGACATTGCGATCCAGCTTGCAAGTCTCAGCAACACGGATCGGCCCTCTGTCTCCACCCCTCATATTTTGATCTTCGCAGCTGATCACGGCATTACCGCAGAAGGTGTTTCTGCGTATCCGTCTGAAGTCACCGGCCAGATGCTTGCCAATTTTGTTACCGGCGGTGCAGCCATCTCTGTTCTTGCGCGCGAACAAGGCGCGGGTCTGCAGGTAGTCGATGTCGGCACCCTGGCGCACGACGTGCCGCATGGCGTGCATTCTGACAAGATTGCCCACGGCACTGATAATTTTCGGCGCTTTGAGGCCATGAGCGAAGATGAACTGTTCCACGCACTGGGTGCCGGGCGGAACGCAGCCGCACGTGCTATTGGCGAAGGGGCCGACCTGCTTCTCCTCGGTGAGATGGGCATTGGGAACACCAGCGCAGCAAGTGCGGTCGCAGCAGCCCTCACGGACGGAAATGTTGCTGCCCTTGCTGGTGCGGGAACCGGCCTTAGTGCTGAAGGCATCTCTCACAAAACCCGCGTCATTGCTGAGAGCCTTGCCTTCCACAAGCTGGATGCAGGGAGCGCTGACGCAGCACAAGCCCTTCGTAAAGTGGGTGGACATGAAATTGCCGCTCTCGCAGGTGCTGCGATTACCGCCGCACAGGCCCGTGTGCCTGTCTTGGTTGATGGGTTCATTTGTACAGCAGCCATGCTCGCTGCTGTCAGCGCAAACCCGTCTATTCGTCCCTGGCTTCTTTTCTCTCACCGGTCTGCGGAAAGCGGCCATGCAAGGGTGCTTGACGCACTTGATGCCAATCCGCTTTTTGATCTGGGTCTTCGCCTTGGAGAAGGCAGCGGCGCCGCGCTCGCCCTGCCCCTTCTTCGGCTCGCCTGCTCTCTTCATAATGAGATGGCGACGTTTGACAGTGCAGGCGTATCGTCGATCTCATGA